A single region of the Deefgea piscis genome encodes:
- a CDS encoding type II secretion system F family protein, whose protein sequence is MQFEYRAADAQGKIQQGGMDAANLADIELRLSRLGLTLIDAQSHTQPRRRWRSARISRRDLITFTFHLEQLLRAGLPLLAGLIDLRDHLDQPRFREVLATVIEDIEGGSLLSQALAAHPLVFDAVMVQLIHAGEVSGQLVTVLQGLTASLQWQDELSEQTQKILLYPVFVACLVLAVLVFLLLYLVPQLLGFLQAMQQSIPWHTQLLLALADFLQHFWWLILISLAAMYALLSWARQHDERFADRLAAWQLQIPLLGPIQQKIILARFANCFALLYRAGIPILDCLKICQGVVGNRVVAAELRQITQLMHEGQGLAASFTQRRFFPPLVLRMLHIGETTGQLDQALGNVAYFYQRDIKLAVAQAQTLLEPMLTVILGLLLAWVMSAVLLPIFDTLSQIR, encoded by the coding sequence ATGCAGTTTGAATATCGCGCCGCCGATGCGCAGGGCAAAATCCAGCAAGGCGGCATGGATGCGGCCAATTTAGCCGATATTGAGTTGCGCTTGTCGCGCTTGGGTTTAACGCTGATTGACGCTCAAAGCCATACGCAGCCGCGCCGCCGTTGGCGCAGCGCGCGCATCAGTCGCCGCGATTTAATCACTTTTACTTTTCATTTAGAGCAATTACTGCGCGCCGGTTTGCCTTTGCTGGCGGGTTTGATCGATTTGCGCGATCACCTCGATCAGCCGCGATTTCGTGAAGTGCTGGCCACGGTGATTGAAGATATCGAAGGCGGCAGCTTATTGTCGCAAGCCTTGGCAGCGCATCCCTTGGTGTTTGATGCGGTGATGGTGCAATTGATTCATGCTGGAGAAGTTAGCGGGCAATTGGTGACGGTATTGCAAGGGCTGACTGCCTCCTTGCAGTGGCAAGATGAGCTAAGCGAGCAAACGCAAAAAATCTTACTGTATCCAGTCTTTGTCGCTTGTTTGGTGTTGGCGGTGCTGGTGTTTTTATTGCTGTATTTAGTGCCGCAATTATTAGGGTTTTTGCAGGCGATGCAACAAAGCATACCGTGGCATACCCAGCTGTTATTGGCGTTGGCGGATTTTTTACAGCATTTTTGGTGGCTGATATTAATCAGCCTGGCCGCAATGTATGCGCTGCTATCGTGGGCGCGCCAGCATGATGAGCGCTTTGCTGATCGACTTGCGGCGTGGCAATTGCAAATTCCGCTGCTGGGGCCGATCCAACAAAAAATTATTTTGGCGCGCTTTGCCAATTGTTTTGCGCTGCTATATCGCGCTGGGATTCCGATTTTAGATTGCCTAAAGATTTGCCAAGGTGTGGTTGGGAATCGGGTGGTCGCTGCTGAATTACGCCAGATTACGCAATTAATGCATGAAGGGCAGGGGCTGGCCGCGAGCTTTACTCAGCGGCGGTTTTTCCCGCCGCTGGTGCTGCGCATGCTGCATATTGGCGAAACCACCGGGCAACTAGATCAAGCTTTGGGCAATGTGGCGTATTTTTATCAGCGCGATATTAAATTGGCGGTCGCGCAAGCACAAACGCTGCTCGAACCAATGTTAACGGTGATTTTGGGTTTGTTGCTCGCTTGGGTGATGTCGGCGGTCTTGCTACCGATTTTTGATACGTTGAGTCAAATTCGATGA